The Bacteroidota bacterium DNA window TAGAATATAATGGGCGTACAGAATCGGATATTGGAGCGGGTGTACAATATTTAAAAAACTCTTTGTCGGGTAAGGTTTATGATTCGATATTTATTTATGGCAACCAAGCGTCTGCTGAGGTTTTAGGAAAACTAAGAAGAGATGTTTCGCCCAACATTTCAATTCTAAATCCATTTCGCCGGTTAAATATTTCTTCGGTACGAAACTACGACAGGTTTGTAAATAATGTCCAGCGGTTCGTGCCAGCCGTCGGAATCGCACTCAGGAAACCTTGATTATGCGTGTTATTTCAGGAATTTTTAAAGGTCATCAATTAAAATCTGCCCGCCAACTGGACATCCGTCCGGCTACCGATCGGGTAAAGGAGACAATATTTAATGTTTTACAAACACGTTTGAAACTCGAAGATGCGCGGGTTCTCGATTTATTTGCAGGCACCGGTAGTTTAGCCATCGAAGCATTGAGCCGTTACGCCGCCTTTGCTACTATCGTTGATAATTCAAGATCATCTATCGAGTTAATTAAATCGAATATTGAAAAGTTAAAATTATCAGATAAAAGCCGTATCATCCAGACGGATGCTTTTAAGTTTATAAGCAAAACTGAGGAAAAATACGATTTGATTTTTGCCGACCCTCCCTACGTTTATGAATTTACAACGAGCATTCCCGAAAAAGTTTTTACGAATAATTTATTAAACACCAGCGGCTTTCTGATAATTGAGCATACAAAAAAAATGATTTTTGAAAATTCCGATAAATACATCCAAGCAATTAAAAAAGATTTTGGAAATACAGTGGTATCGTTTTTCGTTCACAACATAATGGAGAAAAAATGAAAATCGCAATTTACCCCGGAACCTTCGACCCCATAACTTACGGACATATCGATGTTTTAGAACGAGCTTTGGAAATATTCGATAAAGTAATCGTAACAATTGCTCACAATACAGCAAAAAACCCTCTTTTCACTGACGAGGAGCGACTCGACATGGTAAAAAATGTTACAAAAAAATATGGAAAGCGCGTTGTAGCTGAATATTTCGACGGGTTGCTTGTAGAATATGCCCGAAAGAAAAAAGCCATAGCATTGGTTCGCGGGTTACGTGCCGTCTCCGATTTTGAGTATGAGTTACAGATGGCGTTGATGAACCGTAAATTAGCAAACGATATTACTACAATATTTTTTATGCCTCACGAGAAGCACACTTACCTTAATTCCTCGATAGTTCGTGAGATTGCAAAACTCGACGGTAATATATCGAGCTTCGTACCGGCTTATGTTCAAAAGATTTTGAAATCTAAAGTTCAGAACGTATAACGTTCTTCAGAAATTCAGGGAAGAGAAAGAAAATCCCTTTTCCCTTTTTTGAAATTTCCCTAAAATTAAGTAAATTAAAACACCAAAGTTCATTGTTGGTTCTTTCCATCAAATTCAATATGTATCAATCAAAAACGAATATGTTGCTAGTAACACCGTTCTTATTATTTTTACAAAATATAAAAAAATATGAGGATTATTAATAAATGAATGTAAGTCAACTTGCGCGATCTATAGCTGAATCGCCCACTCTGCGACTAACCGAAGAAGCCCGGCTACTGAAAGAAAAAGGCGAAGCAGTTATTCACTTAGGAGCCGGTGAACCAAAAAATAAAGCTCCGATTAATGCCATCCTGAGTTCCGCAGCGAAACTTAATACCGGCGACGTGAAATATACGCCAGCTGACGGAACACCATCACTTAAAAAAGCAATCATCAGATATACTGAAGAGAATTATGATAAAATGGTTTCACCTGAAAACATCATCGTCTCTGCCGGCGCAAAACAATCGGTCTTTAATCTTCTGTTCACTTTATTAAATCCGCAGGAAGAGGTTATCATCCTTGCACCATATTGGGTTAGTTATCCAGAAATGGTTAGGATGTGTTACGGCGTTCCCGTTATTGTAACACCGGAAGACGGCTCGTTCCATCCGCGAATGAAAGACATCGAGCAAAAAATCAGCTCGTACACCAAAGCGATTATCATTAACAGCCCGAACAACCCGTCGGGCATTATGTATAAAGAAGAATTTATTGCGGAGATAATAGAGTTCTGTGAGCGCAAAGGAATTTACGCCATCATGGACGATATTTATCATAAACTGATATTTGATGGAAGAAAACCAATTTCTCCATACAAGTACACAAAGAATACTTTAGAAAATTCTAAAATTATCGTCGTGAATGGTATCTCGAAACTTTATGGAATGACAGGTTTCCGGATTGGCTGGACGGTTGCGCCCAAAGCTCTCACTGGAATTATGACAAACGTTCAAGGACAGATTACAACAACGACTTCAGTAATTCTACAAGCGGCGGCCGAAGGTGCGCTGATGGGAATACAGAGCATCGTCGAGGGATTGCGCTTGATGATAGAGAATCACCGCAACATTATGATGCAGGAACTTCAATCGTTTACTGGAATCAAAACGACAAAACCAGATGGAACATTTTACTGTTTACCTGATTTCAGCGTCTACAACAAGAACTCACTTGAGCTTTCGAAATTCTTATTAAAGAAAGCTCTCGTTGTTACTGTTCCCGGAAAAGAATTCGGAATGGAAGGACACTTACGTCTGAGTTACTGCGGAACAATAAAGGAGATCAAACAAGGCATCGAACGAATTAAATGGGCACTCGATCCCAATTCACCCAACGAAATATTTATTGGCGAAAGAAAATTAGTGAGGGATTGGTTATGAACAATTTACTAAACATTAAAACACCGGCTCAAGACCAAGCCAGAGCACTTAAGAGCGAGTACGGGCTTGATAATCACAGCTTGACGAATCTTAACAATGTTTATTGGAATTTACCGATTGAAGCACTGTATGAAGAAATCACCTTCCGTGGTGAAGCCCGAATTTCAAAGTTAGGACCAATCATTGCCCACACAGGAAAGCATACCGGAAGATCTGCTAACGATAAATTTGTTGTAAAGGAACCATCCACACAGGATAAAGTGTGGTGGGGCGAATACAACCGACCGTTCAATCAGGATAAGTTCAACGAGGTGTTGAGTCGATTGCAAGGGTTCTTGCAAGGCAGAGATTTATTTGTGCAGGATTGCTATGCGGGCGCTGATGAAGAATATCGTTTACCAATCCGCATCATCACAGAAAAAGCCTGGCATAGCGCGTTCGCACGGAATATGTTCATCCTGCCAAAAACAGCAGAGGAATATAAACGACACGTTCCCGATTTCACAATTATGTCGATACCATCATTCAAAGGACTTCCGCAAATAGATGGGACATCGACCGAAACATTCATACTTCTCAACTTCGAGCAGAAAATAGGCATTATCGGCAACACTGCTTACGGCGGCGAAATTAAAAAAGCTATTTTCACGGTTATGAATTTCTTACTGCCGTTGGACGGAGTAATGCCGATGCACTGCTCAGCAAACATCGGAAAAGAAAAAGATACTGCGCTCTTCTTCGGATTATCCGGTACGGGTAAGACGACTCTTTCTGCCGATCCAAATCGCGGACTTATAGGCGACGACGAGCACGGCTGGAGTGATGAAGGCATCTTCAACTTTGAAGGCGGTTGTTACGCAAAAGTTATTGCTCTCTCCCCCACTGCTGAACCGCAGATTTATGCCTGCACTCAGAAATTCGGAACAATTTTAGAAAATGTTGTTTACGATCCGATAACACGCAAGATCGATTTGGACGATGCAACGATTACCGAAAACACTCGTGCTTCATATCCTCTCGAATATATAGACAACGGTGTACCTGAAAAAATGGGCGGACATCCAAAGAACATTATTCTATTAACATGCGATGGGCTTGGAGTATTGCCACCGATAGCAAAGCTTTCACCCGAACAGGCGATGTATCAGTTCATGTCAGGTTATACTACAAAAGTTGCAGGCACCGAGATGGGACTTGGGAAAGAGCCGGAGCTAACTTTTAGCGCCTGCTTTGGCGCGCCGTTTATGGTACATCATCCAGCCGTTTATGCCGATTTACTAAAACGGAAAATGCTGAAGTATGGCGCTCACTGCTGGTTAGTAAATACCGGCTGGGTTGGCGGACCGTATGGTGTTGGCAAACGCATAAGCATAAAGTACACGCGTCAATTATTGAACGCGGCGCTGAGCGGTGAATTGCTCAAGGTTAAGTTCAAAAAAGATCCGATCTTCGGTTTCGAAGTGCCTGAAACTTGCGGAGATATTCCTGCTACTGTTCTAAATCCTGCATCGTCATGGAACAGCAAAGAAGCCCACATGAATAAATACAAGCAACTTGCAGGTCGGTTCATTGAAAATTTTAAGAAATACGAAGCTGGCTGTCCGCAAGAAGTTATTAAGGCGGGACCGAAGGTGTAAGAGCTGTGAGCGGGGAGCGTAGAGCATAGAGGAATGAAAACATTTACAATAAAAATCGACCCTTTAACAGGTGAAGAATATTTTGAAGTCTATTTACGCGGACAACAGATTCTGAACGACCCCCTACTTAACAAAGCATCGGCTTTTACAGTTGAAGAACGATTGAGCTTGGGTTTATCAGGATTGTTACGCTCCGGTATTAATACAATCGAAAATCAACTTGCCCGCAGCGTACTAATGTATCGCCGGAAGCCCGACGAGATGGAAAAATATATCTACTTACAGGGTTTACTAAACAGAAGTGAGACTTTATTCTACAAACTTCTAACCGGAAATTTAACAGAAATGCTTCCGATAGTTTATACCCCAACTGTCGGACAGGCTTGCTTACAAATGAGCCACATAACACGCAGGTATCGTGGAATATACATTACACCCGAAAATATTGCCAACATAGATGCAATCTTTTCGAGCATTTCTCTGCCAGAAGTTAATCTGATAGTCGTAACCGACGGCGAACGGATTCTTGGTTTAGGCGATTTAGGTTCCGACGGAATGGGAATTCCTGTCGGAAAAGTAAATCTCTACGTAGCTGCCGGCGGTTTACACCCCGCTTGCTGTTTACCCATCTGTATTGATGTCGGAACGAACAACGAAAAACTTTTAAAAGATCCGTTGTATTTAGGACACAGAAAAAAACGTCTCGAAGGCGAGGAATATTATTCATTCATCGAGAAGTTCGTCTTGGGTGTAAAAAGAAATTTCCCATCCGCCTTATTACAGTGGGAAGATTTTGCCAAACACAAAGCATTTAAATTATTGGAACGATACCACGAGCGAATCTTATCCTTCAACGACGATATCCAAGGGACGGGCGCCGTTACACTTGCGACTTTAATATCGGCTATGAAAATTAAAAAACAAAAATTAGGCTATCAAAGATTTGTGATTGTTGGAATGGGACAAGCTGGTACCGGAATCGCATCCAACATAAAAGTGATGTTGAGAGAAGAAGGACTATCGGAAGAAGATGCACGTAACCGAATTTTTGCAATCGATATTGATGGCCTACTTTTAGAAGATACGACGGGTTTAGAAGACCACCAAAAACCATTCGCCCAAAAACTTTCGACAGTAGCTAATTGGAAATTTGAAACACCAGACAAAATTACATTAATGGATGTAGTTAAGAATGCAAAAGCCACTGTATTGATTGGAGTTACAGCAAAAAGTGGATTGTTCGGTGAGGAAATTTTAAAACTGGCAGCTCAAAACGATGAACGTCCTGTAATTTTAGCATTATCGAATCCGACATCAAAATCGGAATGCACACCCGACGAAGTTATAAGAGCTACCAACGGCAAAGGATTAATTGCAACAGGAAGTCCATTCCCACCAGTCGAACATAACGGTAAGCAACACGTTACATCGCAGTGTAATAATATGTTCATATTTCCGGGTGTTGGACTTGGTGCGCTAGTCAGCACAACTCCCAAAGTTACAAACCGAATGTTTCTTGCAGCCAGTAAAGCATTATCAAATCTTGTAACAGAAGAACAATTAAGCAAAGGAATTTTACTGCCTGATATGAAAGATATCCGGTTCGTATCCCGGCAAGTTGCCAAAGCAGTCGCGCTCGAAGCTCGAGAATCAGGTTTAGGTAGGTTGTTGGAAGATGAGCAGTACGAAAAGATAATAGCCAAAGCTCAGTGGGAGCCAAGGTATTATCCGTTTAGACCGGGTAAAACTTCCGATTTCTTATGCTGATAAATAATTGTTAAATAAAAATCAAATGACCTTCTTAAGACGCATATTTGGAATTAGTCGAGATGAAGTTTGGCAGCAACTCTGCAACGAAATCGACAGCACCTTTATCAAAGGGGGTTTTTGGAAAGGCAACAAAGTTACTGTAAAAGTAAAAGAGTGGACTATAACTTTGGATGTTTATACTGTATCAACAGGAAAGAGTAGCACCGTATATACTCGAATGCGGGCACCTTATGTAAATGTTGATGGATTCCGATTTAAAGTTTACAGGAAAAATATTTTCAGTAATTTAGGTATGGTATTATTAAAGATGTTGAACGTTTAAAAAACCTCTTCGCTTTATTTTCAGAAACCCTGAATATGAAAACGACCCGAAATTAGATCTCTAATTAACAGCCAACCCAAGTTTGTTTAAAACCCCGAATTTTCATATATTTTCAAGCCAGAATATATAATTACTAATACGATTAGGAAAATATGCCAACATACGCTTATAAATGCAAACGATGCGAATACGAATTTGAAGAGTTTCAAAGTATAAAAGCCGATTCACTGACGATGTGCCCGTCCTGTAATACATCATCACTTTCAAGAATGATTGGTGG harbors:
- a CDS encoding NAD-dependent malic enzyme, whose protein sequence is MKTFTIKIDPLTGEEYFEVYLRGQQILNDPLLNKASAFTVEERLSLGLSGLLRSGINTIENQLARSVLMYRRKPDEMEKYIYLQGLLNRSETLFYKLLTGNLTEMLPIVYTPTVGQACLQMSHITRRYRGIYITPENIANIDAIFSSISLPEVNLIVVTDGERILGLGDLGSDGMGIPVGKVNLYVAAGGLHPACCLPICIDVGTNNEKLLKDPLYLGHRKKRLEGEEYYSFIEKFVLGVKRNFPSALLQWEDFAKHKAFKLLERYHERILSFNDDIQGTGAVTLATLISAMKIKKQKLGYQRFVIVGMGQAGTGIASNIKVMLREEGLSEEDARNRIFAIDIDGLLLEDTTGLEDHQKPFAQKLSTVANWKFETPDKITLMDVVKNAKATVLIGVTAKSGLFGEEILKLAAQNDERPVILALSNPTSKSECTPDEVIRATNGKGLIATGSPFPPVEHNGKQHVTSQCNNMFIFPGVGLGALVSTTPKVTNRMFLAASKALSNLVTEEQLSKGILLPDMKDIRFVSRQVAKAVALEARESGLGRLLEDEQYEKIIAKAQWEPRYYPFRPGKTSDFLC
- the coaD gene encoding pantetheine-phosphate adenylyltransferase; translation: MKIAIYPGTFDPITYGHIDVLERALEIFDKVIVTIAHNTAKNPLFTDEERLDMVKNVTKKYGKRVVAEYFDGLLVEYARKKKAIALVRGLRAVSDFEYELQMALMNRKLANDITTIFFMPHEKHTYLNSSIVREIAKLDGNISSFVPAYVQKILKSKVQNV
- a CDS encoding aminotransferase class I/II-fold pyridoxal phosphate-dependent enzyme, producing the protein MNVSQLARSIAESPTLRLTEEARLLKEKGEAVIHLGAGEPKNKAPINAILSSAAKLNTGDVKYTPADGTPSLKKAIIRYTEENYDKMVSPENIIVSAGAKQSVFNLLFTLLNPQEEVIILAPYWVSYPEMVRMCYGVPVIVTPEDGSFHPRMKDIEQKISSYTKAIIINSPNNPSGIMYKEEFIAEIIEFCERKGIYAIMDDIYHKLIFDGRKPISPYKYTKNTLENSKIIVVNGISKLYGMTGFRIGWTVAPKALTGIMTNVQGQITTTTSVILQAAAEGALMGIQSIVEGLRLMIENHRNIMMQELQSFTGIKTTKPDGTFYCLPDFSVYNKNSLELSKFLLKKALVVTVPGKEFGMEGHLRLSYCGTIKEIKQGIERIKWALDPNSPNEIFIGERKLVRDWL
- the rsmD gene encoding 16S rRNA (guanine(966)-N(2))-methyltransferase RsmD; amino-acid sequence: MRVISGIFKGHQLKSARQLDIRPATDRVKETIFNVLQTRLKLEDARVLDLFAGTGSLAIEALSRYAAFATIVDNSRSSIELIKSNIEKLKLSDKSRIIQTDAFKFISKTEEKYDLIFADPPYVYEFTTSIPEKVFTNNLLNTSGFLIIEHTKKMIFENSDKYIQAIKKDFGNTVVSFFVHNIMEKK
- the pckA gene encoding phosphoenolpyruvate carboxykinase (ATP), coding for MNNLLNIKTPAQDQARALKSEYGLDNHSLTNLNNVYWNLPIEALYEEITFRGEARISKLGPIIAHTGKHTGRSANDKFVVKEPSTQDKVWWGEYNRPFNQDKFNEVLSRLQGFLQGRDLFVQDCYAGADEEYRLPIRIITEKAWHSAFARNMFILPKTAEEYKRHVPDFTIMSIPSFKGLPQIDGTSTETFILLNFEQKIGIIGNTAYGGEIKKAIFTVMNFLLPLDGVMPMHCSANIGKEKDTALFFGLSGTGKTTLSADPNRGLIGDDEHGWSDEGIFNFEGGCYAKVIALSPTAEPQIYACTQKFGTILENVVYDPITRKIDLDDATITENTRASYPLEYIDNGVPEKMGGHPKNIILLTCDGLGVLPPIAKLSPEQAMYQFMSGYTTKVAGTEMGLGKEPELTFSACFGAPFMVHHPAVYADLLKRKMLKYGAHCWLVNTGWVGGPYGVGKRISIKYTRQLLNAALSGELLKVKFKKDPIFGFEVPETCGDIPATVLNPASSWNSKEAHMNKYKQLAGRFIENFKKYEAGCPQEVIKAGPKV